The Candidatus Woesearchaeota archaeon DNA window CGATAATGGGCTGCATCCTCGCAAGCACTATGCTCACATCACCTGCAAGCTCAAGGAATTCGGCATAGGTATCCTTCACATTTTCCAACTGCAGCTGCAGCTTCTCAAGCCTTCTCCTTTCTGCCTCGCCCTCATAATGGGTCGTGGGATTCTCGACCTCAAAAGCATACCTCTCCTCAAGCCTGTTCAGTCTTCTGTGTTCCTCATTGCAGATGTCATTCAGACGATTCTTGAATTCAGCAAAAGTATATGTGCCTGACATCAGAGTATGGGTGATGAGTGAGAAATTAGTGAGCCTCTGCTTCTTCTCGAGCCTCTGCCAGAGATCATCAATGACCCTCTTTGCTTTTGGCTGTGTCGAGGAAAGATAATCAAGGCGGTCGCCCAAGGTCTTCACCAACTGCACATCAGGCATCTCAAGGATACGGAAATCCCAGCCCTGACTGAGCGGGACACGCTCAAGATTGATGTAGCAGGCTGACACAGGAGAATGATGATCATCGACCTGACGCGCAATATCGATAAGGCGGTCAACCACAGCAGGAGACTTCTTCTTAGTCTCCAGTGCAATGACAAGATTCTCTACCAGAGAGGTATCTGAAGAGTTCCTGCCCTGCCACAAGCCAGGAGTGCCCGCAAGAATGCCTCTCGAGTAATCGACTGGGAATGCGATGTCATCAACGACAGGATCCTCATGCCTGCCGAGGCCCGGGGAATATGCCTGCTCATCCCTGGTATGGTGCGTCATCTTCCTGTCATAATCAAAAGTGGCAACCCTTCCTTGGCCTGCATGAGCGCCATTGACAAAACCATCCGGGGAAACCAGGATAATGTCAACTGAAGCTGAGACAACTGCCTTCCTGAGATCCTCTGACCTAAATCTTGAGATCTCCCTGGCAAGCTCAGCCTTTGCATCCTGTTCAGCATTGAGAAGCTCTTCAGGACTCCTTCCTGCATTTTCATCCTTGAGAGCACTTAACAAGCTGTCAAGATTTCCATTCGGCTCTTCAGACATATGCTCAAGAACATATGCCGCCATGTCCTCCATGTCTTTCTTATGCTTGGTCTTATCACCATAAATGATATCCAGCTGATCCCCAAATCTTGAGATCACATCATCTTTCCTTATCACTCCTGCGACAGATGAGATATTGTTCTGATATATCCTATTATTCTCAGAATACACCACATCATGGATCATCTCCATGACGACAGCGCTGAAATGTCTCCTGTAGTATCCCCTGAGGTCCACTGATCTGCCTGACTGCCTTAGGCCTTCGTGTGTGAGGACAAACTCAAAACGCCTTCCAGGATCATCCCTGTCAGAAATCGTGAACGGCCTTCCGTGCTCTGCGATGCCTGATTCCTTCGGGCCATCGCCGAAATCCAGGACATAATCCGGATGCATGCTGCGGACCTCAAAATGCCCGTCTGACCTCGCAAGTGTGGCGCCCACAGAAGGAGAATTCCCAATCGGCATAGAAATATCAGCCTGGCTGTTGTTGCCGAACCTCATGGAGGCGCTTGAGAGATAATCATCCAGCATAAGACGCTCCCTCAGGCCATCCTGCAATGCCTCCCTGATGTTGTCGACAATGCTGACTGCACTGATTTTCTCATCAGGTTTACCCTCCAGGCTGGCCTGGACATAGACAATCATGTTCGGGTGCAGAAAGCTGCTGTTGGACTGGAATCCTGGGAATATATAATCAGGTGCAGGAAGGGCGAACAGTGCCATATCCTCCAATGCTTTTGGGATATGATAAAGAGTCCTGGCACCGGCTGAGGCATTGATAAGAGGGCTGAGTTTTGCATCTACAGATTCAGCATGGTTGTGGTCATCCTGACTGACAGCTGTCATCGGCGCATCCTGTTCTGAAGATTTCGCCATGATCATGGCAGGTATCCCACGCAAGCGTTCTAGAGCTGACTTGCGGTCAAGCCTGCCAGTGTCAATCCCCAGAATAGTGAGGAAATCTTCGTCCAGCTTCATATCATGCTGAGTAGCGAACAGAGCCTCGATTATATCCCTCGGCCTTGTCTCTCCAAGATCCAAAAGAGCTGAAACAGGTATTCCTATATTAAACAACCCCCATTTATTTACTCGGGAGTGGTCTATATTATTTTAATCTTTCGTATTATAAATCTATTTTTTTACTATATAGAAATTTAATTTATATATAAATCTTGTCACTATAAATTCTGTTACTACCAAAAAGAAAAGAAAATATTTAAATATCATTTTGTAAACCCCTTTTTGAATGTCCCATCCGAAAAATGATCATGCGGAAACTAAAATTGGAACCAGAATGATGTTCCATCCTGCTATTCCCAGTCCCGGAAATAATGGGAGCAGCTGGGTTAGGGATGCAAGCAGGATCAGGGATGCATATACTGAAAGGGATACTGATATAATCTATCTTCCTGAATACTGGAGACAGAAAGGGCAGAATGTCGGCACAATCAGGCTGCCTGAAGCAGAATTCGACTGGCAGACAGGCCTCCCTGAAATGACAAACCCGCCCAGATCTGTTGACATATTCCTGATACATGA harbors:
- a CDS encoding tetratricopeptide repeat protein; the protein is MFNIGIPVSALLDLGETRPRDIIEALFATQHDMKLDEDFLTILGIDTGRLDRKSALERLRGIPAMIMAKSSEQDAPMTAVSQDDHNHAESVDAKLSPLINASAGARTLYHIPKALEDMALFALPAPDYIFPGFQSNSSFLHPNMIVYVQASLEGKPDEKISAVSIVDNIREALQDGLRERLMLDDYLSSASMRFGNNSQADISMPIGNSPSVGATLARSDGHFEVRSMHPDYVLDFGDGPKESGIAEHGRPFTISDRDDPGRRFEFVLTHEGLRQSGRSVDLRGYYRRHFSAVVMEMIHDVVYSENNRIYQNNISSVAGVIRKDDVISRFGDQLDIIYGDKTKHKKDMEDMAAYVLEHMSEEPNGNLDSLLSALKDENAGRSPEELLNAEQDAKAELAREISRFRSEDLRKAVVSASVDIILVSPDGFVNGAHAGQGRVATFDYDRKMTHHTRDEQAYSPGLGRHEDPVVDDIAFPVDYSRGILAGTPGLWQGRNSSDTSLVENLVIALETKKKSPAVVDRLIDIARQVDDHHSPVSACYINLERVPLSQGWDFRILEMPDVQLVKTLGDRLDYLSSTQPKAKRVIDDLWQRLEKKQRLTNFSLITHTLMSGTYTFAEFKNRLNDICNEEHRRLNRLEERYAFEVENPTTHYEGEAERRRLEKLQLQLENVKDTYAEFLELAGDVSIVLARMQPIIDSAGLTPAEYQKLCRTVSGMVVNSAVNNTVYSRDVARLEQLISRLVGRVEMADNEIDAVKAERDQFRSKADNLESYRKDLDRELGREKGEKESLAKRLQDEEKLRERIISSYDQVSASLVGVLSGIGATADDVSLDGGYEQRKDAMLELIGRISVRIGSYQEEIAELLDRKGTLESELKEQRDLAEAALSRINDVSRTAYGKVGRSSEHVEATELLAACSSASASVEMMNGVYSDKLGLLESRLKDQGDSHRRSDRAKESRIESLEADLAQQRMTEEEMTQKISGLEEEVANAKAAAEAARQTRSGSIDPEYIARTEKDISDLRRNLERTASDLGKLKSVYDLIITSVYGAEDPRRYTSACDFFINTGFYDMAENSLIKGLKNVPDRSREALVFKFHELYRKVSSELSEDAVGFFRASIGRDDDNYRNNPWAWHHLGVALRRQAEYEEAIHCLTRSVELAPDNYWALGVLGDIYKDMGDVGNARLYYEKSLNIKPNQPDVSRQLSRLK